From the Sphingomonas mesophila genome, one window contains:
- a CDS encoding lasso peptide biosynthesis B2 protein, giving the protein MPGRRLSPRDRDRRAPLALLAEAGRDIAAASLAIRRRPFRTLADRLEQPQQGAPADAETIYWVRRSVLAWGRRLPWRAKCFEQGLAAAWMLRRRGLAYELHYGANGGGGALKAHVWVTSGGAPVVGCENAADFSRLASFAG; this is encoded by the coding sequence ATGCCCGGACGCCGCCTTTCCCCTCGCGATCGCGACCGCCGCGCACCGCTCGCCTTGCTGGCCGAGGCGGGCAGGGACATCGCCGCCGCCAGCCTCGCAATCCGCCGGCGCCCGTTCCGCACCCTTGCCGATCGCCTCGAGCAGCCGCAGCAAGGCGCGCCGGCCGACGCCGAAACCATTTATTGGGTGCGCCGCTCGGTGCTTGCCTGGGGCCGCCGCCTCCCGTGGCGCGCCAAATGCTTCGAACAGGGCCTCGCCGCCGCCTGGATGCTGCGCCGCCGCGGCCTCGCCTACGAGCTTCACTATGGTGCTAATGGCGGCGGCGGCGCGCTTAAGGCCCATGTGTGGGTGACCTCGGGCGGCGCGCCAGTCGTTGGCTGCGAGAATGCGGCCGATTTTTCCCGCCTCGCATCGTTCGCCGGCTGA
- a CDS encoding KTSC domain-containing protein has translation MTSTAISGAWYLPAREELELLFTSGRRYRYHGVPANVAERFAMALSKGQFFNHEIRDRYRCRELIADLPQVA, from the coding sequence ATGACCAGTACCGCGATCAGTGGCGCCTGGTACCTCCCGGCGCGCGAGGAGCTCGAGCTGCTGTTCACCAGCGGCCGCCGCTACCGCTATCATGGCGTGCCCGCGAACGTCGCCGAGCGATTTGCCATGGCCTTGTCCAAGGGCCAGTTTTTCAACCACGAGATCCGCGATCGCTACCGCTGCCGCGAACTCATCGCGGACCTTCCGCAAGTCGCCTGA
- a CDS encoding thermonuclease family protein, translated as MPRRRRPSAPPLRFWPKRRRAWRGVGTARTLSLGAILLLIWPTLDPALVEPPAFLSTEPERVDRDFTICGRQRGHACVVDGDTFRLGQRRIRIVGIDAPETQGQCAAERALALRATEGLQRLLNQGPFTMTAGLDDMTDRYGRELRVVSRTRPDGTRQSIAAEMRDAGLAARYLGRKSDWC; from the coding sequence ATGCCGAGACGCCGCCGACCCTCCGCTCCGCCGCTGCGCTTCTGGCCGAAGCGTCGCCGCGCGTGGCGCGGGGTGGGAACGGCGCGAACCTTGTCGCTGGGCGCGATCCTGTTGCTGATCTGGCCGACGCTCGACCCGGCGCTGGTCGAGCCGCCGGCCTTCCTGTCGACCGAACCGGAGCGGGTCGACCGCGACTTCACCATCTGCGGCCGGCAGCGCGGCCATGCCTGCGTGGTCGACGGCGACACCTTCCGGCTCGGCCAGCGGCGGATCCGGATCGTCGGCATCGATGCGCCGGAGACTCAAGGCCAATGCGCCGCCGAGCGCGCGCTCGCCCTGCGCGCCACCGAAGGCCTCCAGCGCCTGCTGAACCAGGGCCCGTTCACGATGACCGCCGGGCTCGACGACATGACCGACCGCTATGGCCGGGAGCTGCGGGTCGTCTCGCGCACCCGCCCCGACGGGACGCGCCAGTCGATCGCCGCGGAGATGCGCGATGCCGGCCTCGCCGCCCGCTATCTCGGCCGCAAGTCGGACTGGTGCTGA